A single genomic interval of Agromyces cerinus harbors:
- a CDS encoding fibronectin type III domain-containing protein yields the protein MPDHQRPTPRRAAMLTALAIAGTVVLGGVAAAPASAAPESPTDTVDYFADAYEGLGTGSVYETVTFERFEYLLGQEGRFAFLIGGPEDAQTAATIGPINDVAKAAGVDRIYNFDPRLDGDRLDIRTTTNADVAPLWARLVTNALGKDTQTPFDGTDDPTLFVYDSAHLAGGAEDRIVSAITTPVTAAQLADPAALAAFKAEVAAVLGTAADLDTSDQFTFTEQVVNAKHASAYGGRDVYGGATVLGDADADWRVQTITYPELVNLLESDGDYVLLFGGTWCHNTRAVLKEVNRQAVANDVAKVYFFDLRLDGNSGNDLHIRDTGSEFADFYGDLVTKYLPNLVTQYVPGVSGQVDYFPGGDTSKALATAKKLQVPYLLEYDRSRTVGGEPAPIAQQWIHANADGTYKEYMTEWWYVNDLPGRYADRPDPAGLAAQLAFADEAIAALGTFFDALPYDPEVVATAPATPEAPGATVAGTDVTVSWAAPADGGSPITEYLVSLNGAAPVSVPAGTTTRTFTGLAAGEYTATVAARNTVGTSAASAASTAVTVVAAPAVDPTTVKGTVTVTGDLVPGGRITVVGESLAPGTDGFAVELHSTPQTLGSATTNSDGGFTFTGTIPAATPAGAHTIVVTIDGVEVANSSITVAAAGSGEETTSAGLASTGAPLVDVLGWLALALLAAGGAAYGIVRVRARRVS from the coding sequence GTGCCCGACCACCAGCGCCCCACCCCGAGGCGGGCGGCGATGCTGACCGCACTCGCCATCGCCGGCACCGTCGTGCTCGGCGGTGTCGCGGCGGCCCCGGCCTCCGCAGCACCCGAGAGCCCGACCGATACCGTCGACTACTTCGCCGACGCCTACGAAGGGCTCGGCACCGGCAGCGTCTACGAGACCGTCACGTTCGAGCGGTTCGAATACCTGCTCGGCCAGGAGGGCCGGTTCGCGTTCCTCATCGGCGGGCCGGAAGACGCCCAGACGGCCGCGACCATCGGCCCCATCAACGACGTCGCGAAGGCCGCGGGCGTCGACCGCATCTACAACTTCGACCCGCGCCTCGACGGCGACCGTCTCGACATCCGCACGACGACGAACGCCGACGTCGCCCCGCTCTGGGCACGACTCGTGACCAACGCCCTCGGCAAGGACACGCAGACTCCGTTCGACGGCACCGACGACCCGACGCTCTTCGTCTACGACTCGGCGCACCTCGCGGGCGGCGCCGAAGACCGCATCGTCTCGGCGATCACCACTCCGGTGACCGCCGCGCAGCTCGCCGACCCGGCCGCGCTCGCCGCCTTCAAGGCGGAGGTCGCCGCCGTGCTCGGCACGGCGGCTGACCTCGACACGAGCGACCAGTTCACGTTCACCGAGCAGGTCGTGAACGCCAAGCACGCCTCGGCCTACGGCGGCCGCGACGTCTACGGCGGCGCGACGGTGCTGGGCGACGCCGACGCCGACTGGCGCGTGCAGACGATCACCTACCCCGAGCTCGTGAACCTGCTCGAGAGCGACGGCGACTACGTGCTGCTCTTCGGCGGCACGTGGTGCCACAACACCCGCGCCGTGCTGAAGGAGGTCAACCGGCAGGCCGTGGCGAACGACGTCGCGAAGGTCTACTTCTTCGACCTGCGCCTCGACGGCAACTCGGGCAACGACCTGCACATCCGCGACACCGGCTCGGAGTTCGCGGACTTCTACGGCGACCTCGTCACGAAGTACCTGCCGAACCTCGTGACCCAGTACGTGCCCGGAGTCTCGGGCCAGGTCGACTACTTCCCGGGCGGCGACACCTCGAAGGCGCTCGCCACGGCGAAGAAGCTGCAGGTGCCGTACCTGCTCGAGTACGACCGCTCGCGCACCGTCGGCGGCGAGCCCGCGCCGATCGCACAGCAGTGGATCCACGCCAACGCCGACGGCACCTACAAGGAGTACATGACCGAGTGGTGGTACGTGAACGACCTGCCCGGGCGGTACGCCGACCGGCCCGACCCCGCCGGTCTCGCCGCACAGCTCGCGTTCGCCGATGAGGCGATCGCCGCCCTCGGCACCTTCTTCGATGCGCTGCCGTACGACCCCGAGGTCGTCGCCACCGCGCCGGCCACCCCCGAGGCGCCCGGCGCCACGGTCGCCGGCACCGACGTGACCGTCTCGTGGGCGGCACCCGCCGACGGCGGCTCGCCCATCACGGAGTACCTCGTCTCGCTGAACGGCGCCGCCCCGGTCTCGGTGCCCGCCGGCACGACGACGCGCACCTTCACCGGGCTCGCCGCCGGCGAGTACACGGCGACCGTCGCCGCACGGAACACGGTCGGCACGTCTGCGGCATCCGCTGCCTCGACCGCCGTGACCGTGGTGGCGGCACCCGCCGTCGACCCGACGACGGTGAAGGGCACGGTCACGGTGACCGGCGACCTCGTGCCGGGCGGCCGCATCACGGTCGTCGGCGAGAGCCTGGCGCCGGGCACCGACGGCTTCGCGGTCGAGCTCCACTCGACGCCGCAGACGCTCGGCTCGGCGACGACGAACAGCGACGGCGGGTTCACCTTCACGGGAACCATCCCGGCTGCGACGCCCGCAGGCGCGCACACGATCGTCGTCACGATCGACGGCGTCGAGGTCGCGAACTCGTCGATCACGGTCGCCGCGGCCGGCTCCGGCGAGGAGACGACGAGCGCGGGGCTCGCGTCCACGGGCGCCCCGCTCGTCGACGTGCTCGGATGGCTCGCGCTCGCCCTGCTCGCCGCGGGCGGCGCGGCGTACGGGATCGTGCGGGTACGGGCTCGACGCGTGAGCTGA
- a CDS encoding fibronectin type III domain-containing protein, with product MTSRTTHRARGLRGFAATLVLAITVPALVLISSSSASAAGDVCDLCSINFDLGACEDAGGYPYDSTQEDPPPAFGGGSAPAPAPAPAPAPAPAPAPAPAPAPKTGTTGTSGGTTGTSGGSSSGGSSSDESGDTTDASQAAAGAAAPAAVGAKAPLAPAAPRLTVKGSSLTVIWAAPTDGGSPVTGYKLSLNEGTAIPLAATATSHTFSVLGAGKYTATLVAVNAVGESPVSSVSKSVTITGSTAKPTAQAVETSAASNGGAPEWLAGAGILVALVAVGALALLGQRLIARRRTNAATHGEQPDETSVPE from the coding sequence ATGACCTCTCGCACCACCCACCGCGCACGCGGCCTCCGCGGTTTCGCGGCGACCCTCGTGCTCGCGATCACCGTGCCCGCGCTCGTGCTCATCAGCAGCAGCTCTGCGTCGGCCGCAGGCGATGTCTGCGACCTCTGCTCGATCAACTTCGACCTCGGCGCCTGCGAGGACGCCGGCGGGTACCCGTACGACAGCACGCAGGAGGACCCGCCGCCTGCGTTCGGCGGCGGCAGCGCTCCCGCACCCGCCCCCGCTCCTGCGCCCGCCCCGGCGCCCGCCCCGGCACCGGCACCCGCACCCGCTCCGAAGACCGGCACCACGGGAACTTCCGGCGGCACCACCGGAACCTCCGGCGGCAGCTCCTCCGGCGGCAGCTCCTCCGACGAGTCGGGTGACACCACGGATGCGTCGCAGGCTGCGGCAGGCGCGGCTGCACCCGCAGCCGTCGGCGCGAAGGCGCCACTCGCGCCTGCCGCGCCGCGCCTGACCGTCAAGGGCAGCTCCCTCACCGTGATCTGGGCGGCGCCGACCGACGGCGGGTCGCCGGTGACCGGCTACAAGCTCTCGCTCAACGAGGGCACCGCGATCCCCCTCGCCGCGACCGCGACCTCGCACACCTTCAGCGTGCTCGGCGCCGGCAAGTACACAGCGACCCTGGTCGCCGTGAACGCCGTCGGCGAGTCACCCGTGTCGAGCGTGTCGAAGTCGGTGACCATCACCGGATCGACCGCGAAGCCCACCGCGCAGGCCGTCGAGACCAGCGCCGCCTCGAACGGCGGAGCACCCGAATGGCTCGCCGGCGCCGGCATCCTCGTCGCCCTCGTGGCCGTCGGCGCACTCGCGCTGCTCGGCCAGCGGCTGATCGCCCGCCGCCGCACGAACGCGGCGACCCACGGCGAGCAGCCCGACGAGACATCCGTGCCCGAATGA
- a CDS encoding dicarboxylate/amino acid:cation symporter, with translation MADLDWLSIAALALIAVLFVGLFLLRRAGAKFTLLTVIALVVGIGVGLAFQGHLDYVDVIGTIYVNVITAVVAPLIIVSVLSSVTSLGSLAKLRTIGLSSVFWLLLTNLIAILLTLGLALATGIGKGANLELAGVDGSALTGLLAPLDEVIVGLFPHNVVGDISSNNIIAIILFTLLIAVSYLIVADKNAEKVRPFKEFVDATRRVLFKAVGFIIALTPYAVLALVAVTTSTAVARIETALALVGVLVIALVACFVDAYLVNGVLLRVFADLNPLRFFRLLTPAQYTAFTTQSSIGTLPLTISTLTRKIGVSDEVAGFTAPIGTTIGMPGCAGIWPTLVAVFTVNALGIDYTVLDYVVLVVLGLLVSLGTAGVPGTAIVTATAVLTAVGLPVEVLVLLIPISAIAGTASTMANVTAAATSAAIVARRAGALDDEIFAGRAVHRDDLDDDRAADAPEAGGNDSDAIEADASGPGAAPTELAARH, from the coding sequence GTGGCTGACCTCGACTGGCTCTCGATCGCCGCCCTCGCACTCATCGCAGTGCTCTTCGTCGGCCTCTTCCTGCTGCGCCGCGCCGGCGCGAAGTTCACGCTGCTCACGGTCATCGCCCTCGTGGTCGGCATCGGGGTCGGGCTGGCATTCCAGGGGCACCTCGACTACGTCGACGTCATCGGCACGATCTACGTCAACGTCATCACGGCCGTCGTCGCGCCGCTCATCATCGTCTCGGTGCTCTCGAGCGTCACCTCGCTCGGCAGCCTCGCGAAGCTGCGCACGATCGGCCTGAGCTCAGTCTTCTGGCTGCTCCTCACGAACCTCATCGCGATCCTGCTGACCCTCGGGCTGGCGCTCGCGACGGGCATCGGCAAGGGAGCGAACCTCGAACTCGCCGGCGTCGACGGATCGGCGCTGACCGGCCTGCTCGCCCCCCTCGACGAGGTCATCGTCGGACTCTTCCCGCACAACGTCGTCGGCGACATCTCGTCGAACAACATCATCGCGATCATCCTCTTCACGCTGCTGATCGCCGTCTCGTACCTGATCGTCGCCGACAAGAACGCCGAGAAGGTGCGCCCGTTCAAGGAGTTCGTGGATGCCACGCGGCGGGTGCTCTTCAAGGCCGTCGGGTTCATCATCGCCCTGACCCCCTACGCGGTGCTCGCCCTCGTCGCCGTCACGACCTCGACGGCCGTGGCCCGCATCGAGACGGCGCTCGCGCTCGTCGGCGTGCTCGTCATCGCGCTCGTCGCGTGCTTCGTCGACGCCTACCTGGTGAACGGCGTGCTGCTGCGGGTCTTCGCCGACCTGAACCCGCTGCGGTTCTTCCGCCTGCTGACCCCGGCGCAGTACACGGCGTTCACGACGCAGTCGAGCATCGGCACGCTGCCGCTCACGATCTCGACGCTCACCCGCAAGATCGGCGTCTCCGACGAGGTGGCCGGCTTCACCGCCCCGATCGGCACGACGATCGGCATGCCCGGATGCGCCGGCATCTGGCCGACCCTCGTCGCCGTCTTCACGGTGAACGCGCTCGGCATCGACTACACGGTGCTCGACTACGTCGTGCTCGTCGTGCTCGGTCTGCTCGTCTCGCTCGGCACCGCCGGCGTGCCCGGCACGGCGATCGTCACGGCGACGGCCGTGCTCACCGCCGTGGGCCTGCCCGTCGAGGTGCTCGTGCTGCTCATTCCGATCAGCGCGATCGCCGGCACCGCGAGCACGATGGCCAACGTCACCGCAGCCGCGACGAGCGCCGCGATCGTCGCCCGTCGCGCCGGCGCACTCGATGACGAGATCTTCGCCGGGCGGGCCGTGCACCGCGACGACCTCGACGACGACCGCGCCGCCGACGCCCCCGAGGCGGGCGGGAACGACTCCGACGCCATCGAAGCGGATGCCTCGGGGCCTGGCGCCGCACCGACCGAACTCGCCGCCCGCCACTGA
- a CDS encoding flavin-containing monooxygenase has product MSTITETAVIGAGAAGLIVGMRLAQHGERFELFDEHARVGDSWRERYRSLRLFTPRPFLSLPGLRIDEGRFAYPTGVQMGDYLERYARHFALPVRSSTRIVSLTRPRDSRFRLELENGDVVTAERVVVTTGAHRIAVVPPFASELDPSIRQLHSLDYRGPEQFADGPVLVVGAANSGTDIALEAARSGHAVTLAGRHPGHVPVDIDSPIGNLLAGVFISRLRRMTIDSPKGRAMRKAVLTHGVMLVRNKPAALDRAGVVQLGRIARVEAGRPVTADGRVVEATTVIWCTGSRPDLGWIGIDGVVAPDGRPIEERGMAIECPGLAFVGMPFQYSVASATLMGMARDAEYVVDVLSRAPRAAVANA; this is encoded by the coding sequence ATGTCCACCATCACCGAGACCGCCGTGATCGGCGCAGGCGCCGCAGGTCTGATCGTCGGCATGCGCCTCGCACAGCACGGCGAGCGCTTCGAACTGTTCGACGAGCACGCGCGCGTCGGCGACTCCTGGCGCGAGCGCTACCGTTCACTGCGCCTGTTCACCCCTCGTCCGTTCCTGAGCCTGCCCGGCCTGCGCATCGATGAGGGCCGCTTCGCTTACCCCACCGGCGTGCAGATGGGCGACTACCTCGAGCGATACGCGCGGCACTTCGCACTCCCCGTGCGCAGCTCGACGAGGATCGTGTCGCTGACCCGACCTCGCGACAGCCGCTTCCGCCTCGAACTCGAGAACGGCGACGTGGTGACCGCCGAACGAGTCGTCGTCACGACCGGCGCGCACCGCATCGCCGTCGTGCCGCCGTTCGCGAGCGAGCTCGATCCATCGATCCGTCAGCTCCACTCGCTCGACTACCGCGGCCCCGAACAGTTCGCCGACGGCCCCGTGCTCGTCGTCGGCGCGGCCAACTCGGGCACCGACATCGCACTCGAAGCCGCGCGCAGCGGCCACGCCGTCACGCTCGCCGGCCGGCATCCCGGTCATGTGCCGGTCGACATCGACTCCCCGATCGGCAACCTCTTGGCCGGCGTCTTCATCTCACGCCTTCGCCGGATGACCATCGACAGCCCGAAGGGGCGTGCGATGCGGAAGGCGGTGCTGACCCACGGGGTGATGCTCGTGCGCAACAAGCCGGCAGCCCTCGACCGGGCAGGCGTCGTGCAGCTCGGCCGCATCGCGCGCGTCGAGGCCGGCCGCCCGGTCACCGCCGACGGCCGCGTCGTCGAGGCGACGACCGTGATCTGGTGCACGGGCTCGCGACCGGACCTCGGTTGGATCGGCATCGACGGCGTCGTCGCCCCCGACGGCCGCCCCATCGAAGAACGCGGAATGGCGATCGAATGCCCGGGCCTCGCATTCGTCGGCATGCCGTTCCAGTACTCCGTGGCCTCCGCGACCCTGATGGGCATGGCTCGCGACGCCGAGTACGTCGTCGATGTGCTCAGCCGCGCACCACGCGCCGCCGTCGCGAACGCCTGA
- a CDS encoding helix-turn-helix transcriptional regulator has product MAPADAVQVVDWVASYDELAARREVLTAGELDALGLAAWFLGREAECERAWDDAHLAYLDAGDTDAAIRCVFWLGFTLADHGEAVRAGAWMSRLFELAGSVETKPGNAATAALCRAVGAFANGQVEASVDLGERAVDLARRAEDVDTEVLATMGLGRALVYAGRVGEGFACMDRVMLAISSGRVSDRVAGPAYCAVIASCLDRWDVDRARVWTRDLGDWCDAQRGLEPFRGECSVHRAGVLRLLGEWPEAVLTLEAVCDRERRVETLEDAYYGLGELCRLVGRRRDAEAAYRHAAELGREVQPGFALLARDSRRFAAARSGVARALETNPAPGARAELLAAQVELEVEHGDWDVAARAVTALRAMADQLGTVFLEAQADRAEARLLIGADAPEQALPLLRRSWAVWRRLEAPYEAAVTRVLMARANRAFGDEEAAQLEFDAARTVLSGLGAVADLDRLERLAAESGGAAASAGLTKRELEVLRLVASGRSNRQIAAELFLSERTVARHVSNILGKLGLGSRSAATAFAFEHGLNTPR; this is encoded by the coding sequence ATGGCTCCGGCCGACGCGGTGCAGGTCGTCGACTGGGTCGCAAGCTACGACGAGCTCGCGGCCCGGCGCGAGGTGCTCACCGCCGGTGAGCTCGATGCCCTGGGCCTCGCAGCGTGGTTCCTCGGCCGTGAGGCCGAATGCGAGCGGGCGTGGGATGACGCGCACCTCGCCTACCTCGACGCAGGCGACACGGATGCCGCGATCCGGTGCGTGTTCTGGCTCGGCTTCACCCTGGCCGACCATGGCGAGGCCGTGCGGGCGGGCGCCTGGATGTCGCGACTGTTCGAGCTGGCCGGCTCCGTGGAGACGAAGCCGGGCAACGCCGCGACGGCGGCGCTCTGCCGGGCGGTCGGGGCATTCGCGAACGGCCAGGTCGAGGCATCCGTCGATCTCGGCGAGCGCGCCGTCGACCTCGCACGACGTGCCGAGGACGTCGACACCGAGGTGCTGGCGACCATGGGTCTCGGTCGTGCGCTCGTGTACGCCGGCCGCGTCGGCGAGGGCTTCGCGTGCATGGACCGCGTCATGCTCGCCATCTCCTCGGGACGGGTGAGCGACCGGGTCGCGGGCCCCGCCTACTGCGCTGTCATCGCGAGCTGCCTCGATCGGTGGGACGTCGATCGCGCTCGCGTGTGGACCCGTGACCTGGGTGACTGGTGCGACGCGCAACGCGGGCTCGAGCCGTTCCGCGGCGAGTGCTCCGTGCACCGCGCGGGGGTGCTGCGCCTGCTCGGCGAATGGCCGGAGGCGGTGCTCACCCTCGAAGCCGTCTGCGATCGCGAACGCCGTGTCGAAACGCTCGAAGACGCCTACTACGGGCTCGGCGAGCTCTGCCGGCTCGTCGGCCGCCGACGCGACGCCGAGGCCGCGTACCGGCATGCCGCCGAGCTCGGGCGAGAGGTGCAACCCGGGTTCGCGCTGCTCGCACGCGACTCCCGACGATTCGCCGCGGCCCGCAGCGGTGTCGCCCGCGCACTCGAGACGAACCCGGCTCCGGGAGCCCGCGCCGAACTGCTCGCCGCGCAGGTCGAGCTCGAAGTCGAGCACGGTGACTGGGATGTCGCCGCACGTGCCGTGACGGCGCTCCGTGCCATGGCCGACCAGCTCGGCACCGTCTTCCTCGAGGCGCAGGCCGACCGTGCCGAAGCCCGACTCCTGATCGGCGCGGATGCCCCGGAGCAGGCGCTGCCACTGCTGCGCCGGTCGTGGGCGGTCTGGCGCCGACTCGAAGCCCCCTATGAGGCCGCCGTCACCCGAGTGCTCATGGCCCGCGCGAACCGCGCCTTCGGCGACGAGGAGGCGGCCCAACTCGAGTTCGACGCCGCACGCACGGTGCTCTCCGGCCTCGGCGCCGTCGCCGACCTCGACCGGCTCGAACGTCTCGCCGCCGAGAGCGGGGGTGCCGCGGCATCCGCGGGCCTGACCAAGCGCGAGCTCGAAGTGCTGCGCCTCGTCGCGAGCGGCCGCTCGAACCGGCAGATCGCGGCCGAGCTGTTCCTCAGCGAACGCACCGTGGCCCGACACGTCAGCAACATCCTCGGCAAGCTCGGGCTCGGCAGCCGGTCCGCCGCCACGGCGTTCGCATTCGAGCACGGGTTGAACACGCCGCGCTGA
- a CDS encoding RtcB family protein, producing the protein METITKRLVSWASLIDEKTVDQARTSSTMPFIYPHLALMPDAHLGLGATVGSVIPTLGAIIPAAVGVDIGCGMIAVKTQFTGAELPADRRSVREQIERAIPLSAGRHNRKIVATAVPRIAELEALAEAKGFDPASYAGNWREQLGSLGSGNHFIEVSVDENDQVWLFLHSGSRGVGNKIAQHHIKVAQRLAKQWWIDLPDPDLAYLVEGTPEFTKYIRELKWAQHFALLNREEMMDRVIRQVGEWVGAPVQELERINCHHNFTESEEHFGKRVWVSRKGAIQADAGRPGLIPGSMGTASYVVEGLGNPMSLNSSPHGAGRTFSRTKARQTFTHEQLREAMTGIEFRDTDAFLDEIPQAYKPIDQVMADAASLVTVRHTLRQLVNVKGD; encoded by the coding sequence ATGGAGACCATCACGAAGCGGCTCGTCTCGTGGGCGAGCCTGATCGACGAGAAGACCGTCGACCAGGCCCGCACCTCGTCGACGATGCCGTTCATCTACCCGCACCTCGCGCTCATGCCCGACGCGCACCTCGGGCTCGGCGCCACGGTCGGCTCGGTCATCCCGACCCTCGGGGCGATCATCCCCGCGGCCGTCGGGGTCGACATCGGCTGCGGCATGATCGCGGTCAAGACGCAGTTCACCGGCGCGGAGTTGCCGGCCGATCGGCGGTCCGTGCGCGAGCAGATCGAGCGCGCCATCCCGCTCTCGGCCGGCAGGCACAACCGCAAGATCGTCGCGACCGCGGTACCGCGCATCGCCGAGCTCGAGGCGCTCGCCGAGGCGAAGGGCTTCGACCCGGCCTCGTACGCGGGCAACTGGCGTGAGCAGCTCGGCTCCCTCGGCAGCGGCAACCACTTCATCGAGGTCTCGGTCGACGAGAACGACCAGGTGTGGTTGTTCCTGCACTCGGGCAGCCGGGGCGTGGGCAACAAGATCGCACAGCACCACATCAAGGTCGCTCAGCGGCTCGCGAAGCAGTGGTGGATCGACCTGCCCGACCCCGACCTCGCCTACCTCGTCGAGGGCACGCCCGAGTTCACGAAGTACATCCGCGAGCTCAAGTGGGCGCAGCACTTCGCGCTCCTCAACCGCGAGGAGATGATGGACCGGGTCATCCGGCAGGTCGGCGAGTGGGTCGGCGCGCCGGTGCAGGAGCTCGAGCGCATCAACTGCCACCACAACTTCACCGAGAGCGAGGAGCACTTCGGCAAGCGGGTGTGGGTGTCGCGCAAGGGCGCCATCCAGGCGGACGCCGGTCGGCCCGGGCTCATCCCCGGTTCGATGGGCACTGCGTCGTACGTCGTCGAGGGACTCGGCAACCCGATGTCGCTGAACTCCTCGCCGCATGGTGCAGGGCGCACGTTCTCGCGCACGAAGGCACGGCAGACCTTCACGCACGAGCAGCTGCGCGAGGCGATGACGGGCATCGAGTTCCGCGACACCGACGCGTTCCTCGATGAGATCCCGCAGGCGTACAAGCCGATCGACCAGGTGATGGCGGATGCCGCGTCGCTCGTGACCGTGCGCCACACGCTGCGGCAGCTCGTCAACGTGAAGGGCGATTGA
- a CDS encoding dihydrofolate reductase family protein translates to MRTLIVTEFISLDGVIDSPGGGSHPRAGWTFTDIPFVEEAYALKGSEQLEAGAMLIGRVSYDEFAPVWPTMVDDFAEYNAMPKYVVSSTLTDPEWNNTHVLRSLDDVAKLKEGDGAPIIVHGSATLAKGLAAAGLVDRYHLLVFPVLLGDGKRLFGDGDPYTHLDLVECEAYSNGIIKQVFDVKR, encoded by the coding sequence ATGCGCACCCTCATCGTCACCGAGTTCATCAGCCTCGACGGCGTCATCGACTCGCCCGGCGGCGGCTCGCACCCGCGGGCCGGCTGGACGTTCACCGACATCCCCTTCGTCGAGGAGGCCTACGCGCTGAAGGGCAGCGAGCAGCTCGAAGCGGGCGCGATGCTCATCGGCCGCGTCAGCTACGACGAGTTCGCACCTGTTTGGCCCACGATGGTCGACGACTTCGCCGAGTACAACGCGATGCCGAAGTACGTCGTCTCGAGCACCCTGACCGACCCCGAGTGGAACAACACGCACGTGCTGCGCTCGCTTGACGACGTCGCGAAGCTCAAGGAGGGCGACGGCGCCCCCATCATCGTGCACGGCAGCGCCACCCTCGCGAAGGGCCTCGCCGCGGCCGGCCTCGTCGACCGCTACCACCTGCTCGTCTTCCCGGTGCTGCTGGGCGACGGCAAGCGCCTCTTCGGCGACGGCGACCCGTACACGCACCTCGACCTCGTCGAGTGCGAGGCCTACTCCAACGGCATCATCAAGCAGGTCTTCGACGTCAAGCGCTGA
- a CDS encoding DUF4442 domain-containing protein yields MPVTPRRLALGMSLWIPNLFSGIRVKRFAPDWTSATVELHVNVFTRNYVKTAFGGSMSAMTDPYFFMLVMHQIGRDYIVWDTRGEIEFVKPGRGVLTARFAVPPEKTAELRERARGGAKVLEWFETEITDRDGDVVARVRREVYVREKKRVTVPGSAP; encoded by the coding sequence ATGCCCGTGACACCTCGACGCCTCGCCCTCGGCATGAGCCTGTGGATTCCGAACCTGTTCAGCGGCATCCGGGTGAAGCGATTCGCCCCCGACTGGACGAGTGCGACGGTCGAGCTGCACGTCAACGTCTTCACCCGCAACTACGTGAAGACCGCGTTCGGCGGATCGATGTCGGCCATGACCGACCCCTACTTCTTCATGCTCGTGATGCACCAGATCGGGCGCGACTACATCGTGTGGGACACCCGCGGCGAGATCGAGTTCGTCAAGCCCGGCCGCGGCGTGCTGACCGCCCGATTCGCGGTGCCGCCCGAGAAGACGGCCGAACTGCGCGAGCGCGCCCGCGGCGGCGCGAAGGTGCTCGAGTGGTTCGAGACCGAGATCACCGACCGTGACGGCGACGTCGTCGCCCGGGTGCGCCGCGAGGTCTACGTGCGCGAGAAGAAGCGGGTCACCGTGCCCGGATCGGCCCCGTAG
- a CDS encoding SDR family oxidoreductase: MTILITAASGQLGRLVVDALLARGAAPADVIATARDTSKLEQFAARGIRTAELDYARPETIAAALDGVDTVLLVSGSEPGNRADLHQNVIDAAKAAGVTKLVYTSAPRATTSSLVLAPDHKATEEAIAASGVPAVIVRNNWYTENYAADVARAASTGVIAASTADGRVASATRADLAEGAAVVLLEDGHLGQVYEFGGDVAWNYDELAAAASEIVGRDVTYTPLTTAEHVAALEAVGLDAGTAGFVAAIDAGIASGALSQTDGTLSRLLGRPTTTLVDGLRAVVAVEDDAAA, from the coding sequence ATGACCATCCTCATCACTGCCGCCTCGGGCCAGCTCGGCCGCCTCGTCGTCGACGCGCTGCTCGCCCGCGGCGCCGCCCCCGCCGACGTCATCGCGACCGCCCGCGACACCTCGAAGCTCGAGCAGTTCGCCGCCCGCGGCATCCGCACCGCCGAGCTCGACTACGCGCGCCCCGAGACGATCGCCGCAGCGCTCGACGGGGTCGACACCGTGCTGCTCGTCTCCGGATCCGAACCCGGCAACCGGGCCGACCTGCACCAGAACGTCATCGACGCCGCGAAGGCCGCCGGCGTCACCAAGCTCGTCTACACGAGTGCACCCCGCGCCACGACGTCGAGCCTCGTGCTCGCCCCCGACCACAAGGCGACCGAGGAGGCCATCGCGGCCTCGGGCGTTCCCGCCGTGATCGTGCGCAACAACTGGTACACCGAGAACTACGCAGCGGATGTCGCGCGCGCCGCCTCGACCGGTGTGATCGCCGCCTCCACGGCCGACGGGCGCGTCGCGAGCGCCACTCGTGCCGACCTCGCCGAGGGCGCCGCCGTCGTACTGCTCGAAGACGGCCACCTCGGCCAGGTCTACGAGTTCGGCGGCGATGTCGCCTGGAACTACGACGAGCTCGCTGCCGCGGCATCCGAGATCGTCGGACGCGACGTGACGTACACGCCGCTCACGACCGCCGAGCACGTCGCCGCCCTCGAGGCCGTCGGCCTCGACGCCGGCACCGCGGGCTTCGTCGCCGCGATCGACGCGGGTATCGCGAGTGGTGCGCTCAGCCAGACGGATGGCACGCTCTCCCGCCTGCTCGGCCGCCCGACGACGACGCTCGTCGACGGCCTGCGCGCGGTCGTCGCCGTCGAGGACGACGCCGCGGCCTGA
- a CDS encoding winged helix-turn-helix transcriptional regulator, whose protein sequence is MVVSLAEIRETSGEVFTDGCPTRVVLDHIMSKWGVLVLLALTDGTHRWGELRREVDGISEKMLASTLRTLEADGIVARTSYPEVPPRVEYALTELGRELMEHMLPLVQWVALRADGIVRER, encoded by the coding sequence ATGGTGGTAAGTCTTGCGGAGATCCGGGAAACGTCTGGCGAAGTCTTCACCGACGGATGCCCCACACGCGTCGTGCTCGATCACATCATGAGCAAGTGGGGCGTGCTCGTGCTGCTCGCGCTCACCGACGGCACGCACCGCTGGGGCGAGCTGCGCCGCGAGGTCGACGGCATCAGCGAGAAGATGCTCGCCTCGACGCTGCGCACCCTCGAGGCCGACGGCATCGTGGCGCGCACTTCCTATCCCGAGGTGCCGCCGCGCGTCGAGTACGCGCTGACCGAGCTCGGCCGCGAGCTCATGGAGCACATGCTGCCGCTCGTGCAGTGGGTGGCGCTGCGCGCCGACGGCATCGTGCGGGAGCGCTGA